The bacterium genome includes the window GCGGATCTCGCGTAAGCAAGGCATCAATAGAACTAGAAGACAAACCGCTGTTAGCAGGAAGCGGATAATTTCGGATTTCGTATTCCGTATTTCGGATTTAATAAATAAATCTTGGAACCGCTCTGTTAAAATTAGTGTTAAAAATGCATAACCGACGGCAACGAGATAAGCCAGAAAATGAGAAAACCGACTTTGCATTAACCCTAGGATGATGATGCAGATGAAAAAAATACAGAACCATAAGATTCCAGAATCGGAAAATTGCAGAATCGGCGAATCAGAGCCGAACCCCGGCAATTGTCTTTTTTTCATGAGTCTATAGAACAAAATCCAATAGACTAATGGGAGCAAATAGAATCCATATCCGAAAAAGCTAGTCGGGCGGAATGCGGAAAAAACGCCCATACTGATAAATAGCGGTTGGAATTCGGTAATTGTTTTCAGCCAAGGGTCAGATTTAATCACCCAACCAATTCCGTTCATAAAATGGCTGGTGAATGTTGGTAGGATTAAATAGATTATGATATAGAGAACGATGAGGAACCAGAGACCTGATAGAACGTACCGCCAACGAGGTTGATTACTGAACCATAAAGAAAGGTATCCTAACAAAATTAAGATACCTAAAATTCCGCAAATGAGAACGATATGGAACCAACTTAATGCATCATAAGCGAATAAAAAATGTTTACCCCAATAGGTACTTGCACAAATTGGCAGTAAGATTAGGAAGGCAGTACCGAAAATTGTTATATTGAGTTTGGTTAGATAGATAGTTTTTGGTTTATCACCATGTGCAATAGAGATAAGAATTAATAAATAAAGGACTAAAATTCCGATAAAAATCAATGCGCCTGGCCAAACGAGCAGACTACAGACGAGCATAACGCCGGTTAAAATAGGCAACCGTAGAGAGTAGACCGTAGGTAGGGTTCTTTCTAACTTCTGACCGCTGGCTTCTGACCTCTGTTGCTTGAGAGAGAGCAGGAGAAACCAAAACATTAGCAGCGGGAAAATCGGTTCTGCAGAATGATGGTCTGGTCTGCCGATAAGTGTCCAGTAAATATGTCCTGGTAATAGAGCATAGAAAAATGCGGTAAATAATCCGATTTTTTTGTTAAAGACTTCTTTAGTCAACAGATACACCGAAATCAAGGTTAATGCGCCGAGAATTGGAGGAACGAATGCAGCGATCAGTTCAACAATATATCTGGTTGGCTTGCCGAACCCGATTAACCAAGCTGGAATTGCAATTAGTAAGTCGTAGAAACTTGGCCAGAAGCAATAGAGTCCTTGTGGGAAACCGGAATAACTATCATAACTCGGAATATAGAAATGATGTGATAAAGCTAGAAAAACCCGGCGGAGATGATAGTATGGGTCTTGTTCAAAAAAGTTGATAAAATTATTCTGAATCGCCGCGTGATACGGAATTATCCTAATCAGAAACCCAAGAATAATAAGTCCTAATAAAATAGTTGGTGGTGAGTTAAGCTTGTATAATTTCAATTTCATAAAAATTTTACCATTTACGATAGCAATTATACGCACTGTTTGTCAAGCAATTTTATCGTGTCTTTTATGATTTTTATCTATTTTCAAAACTCGGCTAAATAGGGAGTTACTACGAACGAGATAATATCTCGTTCGTAGTAACTCCACTACGAGACCATGGTGATAACGAAAGTGTAACCGAACGTACATCGGGTGATATTGATAAAATTCAGAGTCTATGGTAATTTTATTAGCATACAATTAAATCAAACTAGAAAAGAGGAGTATTATGCCGTATCTCATTGGAATTGATGTCGGAACTAGCGGTGCAAAAACTGTGCTATTTGATACTAAAGGAAACGTTGTTACGAAATCAGTTATCGAGTATCCGTTAGAGCAACCGCATCCGGGTTGGTCGGAGCAAGAGCCGGAAAATTGGTGGAAAGCAACGGTCAAAAGTATCAGAAAAGTTTTGCAACGTAGCAAAATAAATTCTGCTGAAGTTAAAGGAATCAGTTTATCCGGTCAGATGCATGGCGCTGT containing:
- a CDS encoding glycosyltransferase family 39 protein, whose product is MKLKLYKLNSPPTILLGLIILGFLIRIIPYHAAIQNNFINFFEQDPYYHLRRVFLALSHHFYIPSYDSYSGFPQGLYCFWPSFYDLLIAIPAWLIGFGKPTRYIVELIAAFVPPILGALTLISVYLLTKEVFNKKIGLFTAFFYALLPGHIYWTLIGRPDHHSAEPIFPLLMFWFLLLSLKQQRSEASGQKLERTLPTVYSLRLPILTGVMLVCSLLVWPGALIFIGILVLYLLILISIAHGDKPKTIYLTKLNITIFGTAFLILLPICASTYWGKHFLFAYDALSWFHIVLICGILGILILLGYLSLWFSNQPRWRYVLSGLWFLIVLYIIIYLILPTFTSHFMNGIGWVIKSDPWLKTITEFQPLFISMGVFSAFRPTSFFGYGFYLLPLVYWILFYRLMKKRQLPGFGSDSPILQFSDSGILWFCIFFICIIILGLMQSRFSHFLAYLVAVGYAFLTLILTERFQDLFIKSEIRNTKSEIIRFLLTAVCLLVLLMPCLREIRSLPWKYAGVPKEWRETLLWIKQNTPATRYYDKPNKIPEYGILAPWIAGHWINYIAERPTICNGFHTNADNNRAGMRFFLTEDEMIATRILDEKKARYIILTDLTPNLLEYGKLIGTDASEYIYRMVQHPKEGGTRIAFLPTQQFYRLISSQLYLFDGMDKESRTALGNYRLVYETSAQWNVESEQVSCLKVFEKVKGASIIGHTTPKTIVRISVPIITNTGREFVYSVETIADYTGTYKFTVPYSTEDNPYPTKAKSSYSISWAKQKKSIVSDVNERQVTKGEVINLTKTN